AAAAACACGAGAGTTCTTGCCATAGATAGCCtacatcaaaattttcaattactGTGATCCTACCTCCTTTATGTTACAGCTCTGTCGAATTGTCCAGATGAGTTTTCTGGCCTTCACAACATCACCCAAGCTAAAAGTTgtccaaaaaataattattgtagctGTTACAGGATCTATTATCAAAATATACTACAAGAGGGACATCAACCGATTGACGAACAAGAAAGATGAAATAAACACCACTATGATCAAAAGGACCTCCTACAGCAGTAGTCTACATTACATTTTCACAAAAACAGCTCTTACGAGTGGATGCGTCCATAAAAGATGCAATTCCTGATAAAGCAATGAGCTCACAAGCATAAGTTGCTATGGCAAGGATTATTGGTCCCTCCATCTTGGACTTAGGATGGGAAAGAACCCTGAAGGGGATAATGGAAATAGGCCTGGAGAAGGTGGAGGTTGAGGACCTGGACCTAAAATCCCCGATTGTGCCATGGGAGAAAATGCAAAATTGGGTGTCAGCGGCAGAGGGAACTGAATCCCTGGTGAGTACAAAGGATATGGTGATCTCGGTGACCACAAATTCATGTAACCCGATGGGGATGGCAAGAGGAACTGAGAGATTGGGGAGGGTAAAAGGGCAGGGCCATTTGATTGCGGGGAAGGGAGATTAGGCATGGGTGGGGTAGGACCATTCACCCTAGGAGAAGGGAGAGCAGGCATGGGAGGATTAGGAAGTAAAGCAGTGGATGGTGGATAACCCTGAATTTGACCCGGAAATTGCAGTTGTGGTTGAGCTTGAGCTTGGTTACCCCTTTGACCTGGATCCATTATTGAATTCTGAAGATATCGCATGTAAGCCGAGATAGGAGACTCAGCTGTATTTGCCCAAATTGAGTCCCCAGGTGTCAGTGGCTGCAACGGTGTGGGTGATGGCTGTCCAAACTGACCATGTCTGACAAAGCTATTATTGTACACCATTGGTGGAGGAGCTATAGGAACCGGCATCGGAGGGGGAATGTGAGGCCGGTTGATGGGCGTTAATGGGGGAGGCCGAATTTTCTGCAGCCGCACACTCTGGGGTTTTGGCAGGTTGTTCGGAGGTCTGGGCAGAGGTTCTTGAGAAGGTGAACCAGTAAGCTGCTGAACAATATTTCGAAAGTCATTCTTGCTAATGTTGTAAACCTGCGGCTGGGGCTGCTGCCTGGCAGGATTATTTGCAAAATTTGGTTGGTGCAAGGGACTCTTCCTTATATTTTTCCCCATTTTGTTCACACCCAAATGATCATTATGCCTGTTCTTGGAGTTATCCATTTGGTAAATCTATATACCTAAAACCCACAATAACAAAGAAATACTGCCTTTTGTATTGTCACGCAAAGTCAAACCATTCATATGCTTCAAAGCAGCAGCCAGAAATTTAAACTGCAGCTCAAATGCTAGCAATTTTTCAGAGAACCCAACCTCAATTTCCAACCATTTCGGAAAATcaaatatttagttttttttttctgcgcCCACAAACCATTCAAGGCTTGGAAAGACCCAAAACCTTATAATTCAAGCTCAAAACAAGCTTGACTTGTTCACGGTGATGTAAGCACAGAACAAATCAACCCCACAAGAACAAATAGCAAACCCGATAAAGCTGAGAGAGTCAGAAGCATAAAACATACCCTTTTCTTTGCTCAGTCGAATCAACAAAACCCAGATTAAATCAGCTTCGGTAAGCCCAGGAATTCCTCAAATCCCAAGCTCAAATACTTGGGTTATACCAAATTAAGAACCTGAAATCTGCAACAAGACTCCACCCCCACAGAACCGAGAAGAAACCCCCCAAAATTATGACAAAAGGCGAGCAGCAAATATTCTCAAAGCTCAATTCCAGGTCACCCAACAAGAAATTATCTTCAGAGCGTACGAACTCGAAAAAGATAAATAGCAAACACAAAGAAAGCAAGTGATAAGGAAGAGAGAGGGGACAGGGATTGGAAAATTAAGTCTCGAGTAGTGGAACTCAGCACCAAGGAGCGTCCAACTGCATCTTCTTCTTGCTCttctccttttctctctctaaaagaaTACGGAACCCTAGAGATCGAGTTGAACGGAGACTCATAATTCAAAAGTCAATGTTGAAACGAAACGAATGACCTGTAATTCAttcagctaaaaaaaaaaaaaaaaaagaatgactTGTAATTCTATTTGGGAGAGAAGAGAATGGAATGGATGGGGGACCTAACAGTGGGACCCGGCGGCGACGATAGGAATGCATAAGTTGATTCGTGACAAAACTCATTTCCGGGTATGGGCGTTTCCCAGGCCACAGAGAAACCAGATGGAGTGGTTAaccaaaactcattttattttattttattttattttattattataatttttttaaattttatataaaatataataaataatttaactttttaaatttc
This Carya illinoinensis cultivar Pawnee chromosome 11, C.illinoinensisPawnee_v1, whole genome shotgun sequence DNA region includes the following protein-coding sequences:
- the LOC122281894 gene encoding protein HAIKU1-like; translation: MDNSKNRHNDHLGVNKMGKNIRKSPLHQPNFANNPARQQPQPQVYNISKNDFRNIVQQLTGSPSQEPLPRPPNNLPKPQSVRLQKIRPPPLTPINRPHIPPPMPVPIAPPPMVYNNSFVRHGQFGQPSPTPLQPLTPGDSIWANTAESPISAYMRYLQNSIMDPGQRGNQAQAQPQLQFPGQIQGYPPSTALLPNPPMPALPSPRVNGPTPPMPNLPSPQSNGPALLPSPISQFLLPSPSGYMNLWSPRSPYPLYSPGIQFPLPLTPNFAFSPMAQSGILGPGPQPPPSPGLFPLSPSGFFPILSPRWRDQ